The following coding sequences lie in one Futiania mangrovi genomic window:
- a CDS encoding AMP-dependent synthetase/ligase yields the protein MTQSEPRVITSTPLRQGGPSPETTLLRLLAENARTHGADVAFREKDRGIWKETSWAAFYREVLCAASGLEELGFGQGDALLILGDNRVRLYAAMLGAAALGGYAMPAYPDATIEELRHFVDEANISAVAAEDQEHVDKALELVAAGYDIRHIIYDDPRGMGHYNFHGLKSWADLRRAGEDRLAADPALEEDLLARFGPDGPAVFMHSSGTTGKPKGIVLTQRNLLTGVRSAYQGGAFDEGEEVLAYLPMAWVGDFAVTIAAGIACRFAINIPEQQETMLRDMREVAPTFYLAAPRSWDNLLTAIQVRMEGSTSLKRWIYRAFMGRAIAAENRLLKGGEPGRWEWLWRRAGEWLVFGPIKDQFGFSRLKNALTGGEAIGEDTFVFYRALGIKLRQLYGQTETSAFNAIQRPDEVQLHTVGRPLPGVEVRIAGDGEIMVRSESVFGGYFQDPVASAKALEDGWLHSGDAGYLEDDGHLVVLGRLSEVVHTAAGERFVPNYIENRIKFSPYVRDAAVVGAGRDTLAAMLCIDFDAVGHWAEMNGVPYVSYADLSQRAEVQDLLAQAIARTNEALPDALKVRRFASLHKEFDADDGEITRTRKLRRNVVEQRYAPVIEALYSDRTEVEVEARITYEDGTTGVIARTLRLREV from the coding sequence ATGACGCAGAGTGAGCCCCGCGTGATCACGTCCACACCATTGCGCCAGGGCGGCCCGTCGCCGGAGACGACATTGCTGCGGCTGCTGGCGGAGAATGCGCGCACGCACGGTGCCGACGTCGCCTTCCGCGAAAAGGACCGGGGCATCTGGAAGGAGACAAGCTGGGCCGCCTTCTACCGCGAGGTGTTGTGTGCTGCCAGCGGGCTGGAGGAGCTGGGCTTCGGCCAGGGGGATGCGCTCCTCATCCTCGGCGACAACCGGGTCCGGCTCTATGCGGCGATGCTGGGGGCAGCGGCGCTGGGCGGCTACGCGATGCCGGCCTACCCGGATGCGACCATCGAGGAACTTCGCCACTTTGTCGACGAAGCGAACATCTCTGCCGTTGCCGCCGAGGACCAGGAGCACGTCGACAAGGCGCTGGAGCTTGTAGCGGCCGGCTACGACATCCGGCACATCATCTATGACGACCCGCGCGGCATGGGCCACTACAACTTCCACGGGCTGAAGTCGTGGGCCGACCTGCGGCGCGCCGGGGAGGACCGGCTGGCCGCCGATCCCGCGCTCGAGGAGGATCTGCTCGCGCGCTTCGGGCCGGACGGTCCCGCGGTGTTCATGCATTCCTCGGGCACGACGGGCAAGCCAAAGGGCATCGTGCTCACCCAGCGGAACCTGCTCACCGGCGTGCGCAGCGCCTACCAGGGCGGTGCGTTCGACGAGGGGGAAGAGGTCCTCGCCTATCTGCCGATGGCCTGGGTCGGCGATTTCGCGGTGACGATCGCGGCGGGCATCGCCTGCCGCTTCGCCATAAACATCCCCGAGCAGCAGGAGACGATGCTGCGCGACATGCGGGAAGTGGCACCGACCTTCTATCTCGCCGCGCCGCGCAGCTGGGACAATCTGCTGACCGCGATCCAGGTGCGGATGGAGGGGTCCACATCGCTCAAGCGCTGGATCTACAGGGCCTTCATGGGGCGCGCGATCGCCGCGGAGAACCGCCTCCTCAAGGGTGGGGAACCCGGGCGGTGGGAATGGCTGTGGCGGCGTGCGGGCGAATGGCTGGTGTTCGGGCCCATCAAGGATCAGTTCGGCTTCTCGCGGCTCAAGAATGCCCTTACCGGCGGCGAGGCGATCGGCGAGGACACCTTCGTCTTCTACCGTGCGCTCGGCATCAAGCTGCGCCAGCTCTACGGCCAGACCGAAACCAGCGCCTTCAACGCCATCCAGCGCCCGGACGAGGTGCAGTTGCACACCGTTGGCCGGCCGCTTCCCGGCGTCGAGGTGCGGATCGCCGGGGATGGCGAGATCATGGTGCGCAGCGAGAGCGTCTTCGGCGGCTACTTCCAGGACCCCGTGGCATCGGCCAAGGCACTGGAAGACGGGTGGCTGCACTCGGGCGACGCCGGTTACCTGGAGGACGACGGTCACCTGGTCGTGCTGGGCCGCCTGTCGGAGGTCGTGCACACCGCGGCGGGCGAACGGTTCGTGCCGAATTACATCGAGAACCGCATCAAGTTCAGCCCCTATGTCCGTGACGCAGCGGTGGTCGGGGCGGGCCGCGACACCCTGGCGGCCATGCTGTGCATCGACTTCGATGCCGTCGGCCACTGGGCGGAGATGAACGGCGTGCCCTACGTCTCCTACGCCGACCTGTCGCAGCGCGCGGAGGTGCAGGATCTTCTCGCCCAGGCCATCGCACGTACCAACGAGGCACTCCCGGATGCGCTGAAGGTCCGCCGTTTCGCCAGTCTGCACAAGGAATTCGACGCCGACGACGGCGAGATCACGCGCACGCGCAAGCTGCGCCGCAACGTCGTCGAGCAGCGCTATGCCCCCGTGATCGAGGCGCTCTACAGCGACCGGACCGAGGTCGAGGTCGAGGCGCGGATCACCTATGAGGACGGCACGACGGGCGTCATCGCGCGCACGCTGCGCCTGCGGGAGGTCTAG
- a CDS encoding ABC transporter ATP-binding protein — MTAGTEAPPILSLINVEVIYDFVSMAVKGVSLTVPEGGMVALLGSNGAGKSTTLKAISGLLKAERGRVSRGEVIFQGRQIGDVPPQARVAMGIVQVLEGRRVFEHLTPDENLEAAAARSLSGSQIAAEKDRIYGYFPRLFERRHAQAGYLSGGEQQMLAIGRALMTQPKLLMLDEPSLGLAPFLVREIFEIIQRINREQGLSVLLVEQNALAALEIVSHGYLIENGRVVMHDTAEALRANSDIREFYLGGSEGKNFRDIKHYSRRKRWLT, encoded by the coding sequence ATGACAGCCGGCACAGAAGCCCCGCCGATCCTGTCCCTCATCAATGTCGAGGTCATCTACGACTTCGTGTCGATGGCGGTGAAGGGAGTGTCGCTGACCGTGCCGGAGGGCGGCATGGTCGCGCTCCTCGGCTCCAATGGCGCGGGCAAGAGTACGACCCTCAAGGCGATCAGCGGGCTGCTCAAGGCCGAGCGCGGGCGCGTCAGCCGGGGCGAGGTGATCTTCCAGGGCCGGCAGATCGGCGACGTGCCGCCGCAGGCGCGGGTCGCCATGGGAATCGTCCAGGTGCTGGAGGGCCGCCGGGTGTTCGAGCACCTCACGCCGGACGAAAACCTCGAGGCAGCAGCGGCCCGCAGCCTGTCGGGCAGCCAGATCGCCGCCGAGAAGGACCGGATCTACGGCTATTTCCCGCGCCTCTTCGAACGGCGGCATGCCCAGGCGGGCTATCTGTCGGGCGGCGAGCAGCAGATGCTCGCCATCGGCCGGGCGCTGATGACGCAACCCAAACTCCTGATGCTCGACGAGCCGTCCTTGGGGCTTGCGCCCTTCCTGGTGCGCGAGATCTTCGAGATCATCCAGCGCATCAACCGGGAACAGGGGTTGTCGGTCCTGCTGGTCGAGCAGAACGCGCTCGCCGCGCTGGAGATCGTTTCGCACGGCTACCTGATCGAGAACGGGCGCGTCGTCATGCACGACACGGCAGAGGCCCTGCGCGCCAATTCCGACATCCGGGAGTTCTACCTTGGTGGCTCGGAAGGCAAGAACTTCCGGGACATCAAGCACTACAGCCGGCGCAAGCGCTGGCTGACTTGA
- a CDS encoding ABC transporter substrate-binding protein: MTLARRIAGVAAGIGLAAAFAVQAQAAEPVKFGICYDLSKAYTFISPQVLQGARDLATLTNMKGGIEGHPIEMVVQDHGNEPQRGIECYERLKREGVMIFDMLSTPVSIAVLPRIMQDQNILLQSLVGRGDAVDGEVFKWVFPVGPTYWGQAANDIEFIRQKSGGKLEGVKVAFVYLDYPFGQEPIGILKKLAEKEGFDLQLFPVPLPGNDQATTWSQMRRFQPDWIISWMFSNAHVVASREMKRNGIPISKYLSVNWLNEVDIRNIGPEAAAGLKRGTNVAGGQEVPIIAEIIDKVYGAGKGAGDRKAIEDVYYNTGVAIYSVAFEAVRKAIADHGLPLTAEKVKAGFESLKEFDANGLLAPVTVTASDHGGGGKTRVETWDGTKWVPETDWLSAYTDVVWEKVREESSKFAKDQAKQ, encoded by the coding sequence ATGACACTCGCAAGACGCATTGCAGGCGTGGCGGCAGGGATCGGCCTCGCGGCCGCCTTTGCCGTGCAGGCCCAGGCAGCGGAGCCGGTGAAGTTCGGTATCTGCTACGACCTCAGCAAGGCCTACACGTTCATCTCGCCGCAGGTTCTCCAGGGCGCCAGGGACCTTGCGACCCTGACGAACATGAAGGGCGGTATCGAGGGGCATCCCATCGAGATGGTGGTGCAGGACCACGGCAACGAGCCGCAGCGCGGCATCGAGTGCTATGAGCGGCTGAAGCGGGAAGGCGTGATGATCTTCGACATGCTGTCGACGCCGGTGTCCATCGCCGTGTTGCCGCGGATCATGCAGGACCAGAACATTCTCCTGCAATCGCTGGTCGGGCGCGGCGACGCGGTCGACGGCGAGGTGTTCAAATGGGTGTTCCCGGTCGGACCGACCTATTGGGGCCAGGCGGCCAACGACATCGAGTTCATCCGCCAGAAGAGCGGCGGAAAGCTGGAGGGCGTGAAGGTCGCCTTCGTCTATCTCGACTATCCCTTCGGCCAGGAGCCGATCGGCATCCTCAAGAAGCTGGCGGAGAAGGAAGGCTTCGACCTGCAACTCTTCCCCGTGCCGCTGCCGGGTAACGACCAGGCCACGACATGGAGCCAGATGCGCCGCTTCCAGCCCGACTGGATCATCAGCTGGATGTTCTCGAACGCGCATGTGGTCGCCTCGCGCGAGATGAAGCGCAACGGCATTCCGATCTCCAAGTACCTTTCGGTCAACTGGCTGAACGAGGTCGACATCCGCAACATCGGCCCCGAGGCGGCGGCCGGCCTGAAGCGCGGAACGAACGTCGCGGGCGGTCAGGAAGTGCCGATCATCGCCGAGATCATCGACAAGGTGTACGGCGCCGGCAAGGGTGCGGGCGACCGCAAGGCGATCGAGGACGTCTACTACAACACCGGCGTCGCGATCTACTCGGTCGCGTTCGAGGCGGTGCGCAAGGCCATCGCCGACCATGGCTTGCCGCTCACCGCGGAGAAGGTGAAGGCCGGGTTCGAAAGCCTGAAGGAGTTCGACGCCAACGGCTTGCTCGCGCCCGTCACGGTCACCGCCAGCGATCATGGCGGCGGCGGCAAGACCCGCGTTGAGACATGGGACGGCACGAAGTGGGTTCCGGAAACGGACTGGCTGTCGGCCTATACCGACGTGGTGTGGGAAAAGGTCCGCGAAGAGAGCTCGAAGTTCGCCAAGGACCAGGCGAAGCAGTAA
- a CDS encoding ABC transporter ATP-binding protein: MTGRSPILACEGIERRFGGLVAVTGVDMHISHGEIFGLVGPNGSGKTTLTNAITGFYPPNKGRVLLDGTDITGMPPHRIAAQGVARTFQNLALFNGLTVLDNILLGRHVHMRPSVFRTALYWWLSKPEEIAHREAAEEIIEFLQLQGIRNELVDGIPMGLKKRVELARALVSEPRLLILDEPMAGMNQEEKEYMARFILDARDERGVSVLLIEHHMDVIVGVCDRMLALNYGEMIGMGVPKDVVADPRVVEAYIGGTHDAE, encoded by the coding sequence ATGACCGGCCGGTCGCCGATCCTCGCCTGCGAGGGGATCGAGCGCCGCTTCGGCGGGCTTGTCGCGGTGACCGGTGTCGACATGCATATCAGCCACGGCGAGATCTTCGGTCTCGTGGGCCCCAATGGCAGCGGCAAGACCACGCTGACCAATGCGATCACCGGCTTCTATCCGCCCAACAAGGGGCGCGTCCTGCTCGACGGGACGGACATCACGGGGATGCCGCCGCACCGCATCGCCGCACAGGGCGTCGCCCGCACCTTCCAGAATCTTGCCCTCTTCAACGGTCTGACCGTGCTCGACAACATCCTGCTGGGCCGGCACGTCCACATGCGGCCGAGCGTGTTCCGGACCGCGCTCTACTGGTGGCTCAGCAAGCCGGAGGAGATCGCCCACCGCGAAGCCGCCGAGGAGATCATCGAGTTCCTTCAGCTGCAGGGCATCCGCAACGAGCTTGTCGACGGCATCCCCATGGGTCTGAAGAAGCGGGTGGAGCTTGCCCGCGCGCTCGTCTCCGAGCCGCGCCTGCTGATCCTCGACGAGCCCATGGCGGGGATGAACCAGGAAGAGAAGGAGTACATGGCGCGCTTCATCCTCGACGCGCGCGACGAACGCGGCGTGAGCGTGCTGCTGATCGAGCACCACATGGACGTCATCGTGGGCGTCTGCGACCGGATGCTGGCGCTCAACTATGGCGAAATGATCGGCATGGGTGTGCCGAAGGACGTCGTCGCCGACCCCCGGGTGGTCGAGGCCTACATCGGGGGCACCCATGACGCAGAGTGA
- a CDS encoding TetR/AcrR family transcriptional regulator: MTMQAMQTARVVPMKKSDRTREEILRSAARLFRDRGYHASTLREIAQEAQIKAGSIYYHFGSKDEIIDEVLDLGLREVFNAVHAVMEADRDNPDHRARIGRAIREHLNLLVAHGEFTSANIRIYGQLPEDVRARHRPLRRQYAQLWEDLLSEARDAGAVRSDIEIVPLRQFLLGALNWTVEVFRPDRGSLDIHADRCMALVLDGISTGARNRL; this comes from the coding sequence ATGACCATGCAGGCGATGCAGACCGCCCGTGTCGTGCCGATGAAGAAGTCGGACCGGACCCGCGAGGAGATCCTGCGCAGCGCCGCGCGGCTGTTCCGCGACCGGGGCTATCACGCTTCAACGCTGCGCGAGATCGCGCAGGAGGCGCAGATCAAGGCCGGAAGCATCTATTACCACTTCGGCTCCAAGGACGAGATCATCGACGAGGTGCTCGACCTCGGCCTGCGGGAGGTCTTCAATGCCGTGCACGCGGTCATGGAGGCGGACCGCGACAATCCCGACCACCGCGCGCGGATCGGGCGGGCGATCCGGGAGCATCTTAACCTGCTTGTCGCACATGGGGAGTTCACCTCCGCAAACATCCGGATCTACGGGCAGCTGCCGGAGGACGTGCGTGCCCGCCACCGGCCCTTGCGGCGCCAGTACGCCCAATTGTGGGAAGACCTCCTGAGCGAAGCGCGGGATGCAGGTGCGGTGCGAAGCGACATCGAGATCGTACCGCTGCGCCAGTTTCTGCTGGGCGCCCTCAACTGGACCGTCGAGGTGTTCAGGCCGGACCGGGGCTCGCTCGACATCCATGCCGACCGGTGCATGGCGCTGGTCCTCGACGGGATCAGCACGGGCGCACGTAATCGCTTGTAG
- a CDS encoding acyl-CoA dehydrogenase family protein translates to MTAPFQQTEEQQAYREAARRFAREKLAPSYLKRARTHDIDRALVKEMGALGLVGCDLPEQYGGMGESSVTAGVIIEEIAYADFNISYVQLLASLMGGMVAKHASPDIAKEWVPRVAAGEAIIGLGLTEPRGGSDAANLQLRAERSGNGWRLNGEKTSMSFSTQADAAVVFARTGDPAGASRGVSAFFVDLSDKGITRTAFDDIGTKPVARGSAFFDDVYVPAECMMSEQDRAFSTIMVGFDFSRALIGLECLAAAQASVDETWEYVKGREAFGAPIVQYQGVSFPLAEAETQLTMMRQLCYHTLALRDRGERHTAEAAMCKWYVPKTACEILHQCLILHGHYGYTTDLPHHQRYNDVLGLQIGDGTAQIQKLVIAREKAGRVALQYDKKA, encoded by the coding sequence ATGACCGCACCGTTCCAGCAGACCGAAGAACAGCAGGCCTACCGCGAGGCAGCACGCCGCTTCGCGCGGGAAAAACTCGCCCCCAGCTATCTGAAGCGCGCACGCACACACGACATCGACCGCGCACTGGTGAAGGAAATGGGGGCGCTCGGTCTCGTCGGCTGCGACCTGCCCGAGCAATACGGCGGCATGGGCGAAAGCTCGGTGACGGCCGGCGTCATCATCGAGGAGATCGCCTACGCAGACTTCAACATCAGCTATGTCCAGCTTCTGGCCTCGCTGATGGGTGGCATGGTGGCCAAGCACGCCTCGCCCGACATCGCGAAGGAGTGGGTGCCGCGGGTCGCGGCCGGCGAGGCGATCATCGGCCTCGGCCTCACCGAACCGCGCGGCGGCTCTGACGCGGCGAACCTTCAGCTTCGCGCGGAGCGGTCGGGCAATGGCTGGCGGCTCAACGGCGAAAAGACGTCGATGAGCTTCTCCACCCAGGCCGACGCCGCGGTCGTCTTCGCACGGACGGGCGATCCTGCGGGAGCCTCGCGCGGCGTCAGCGCCTTCTTCGTCGACCTCAGCGATAAGGGCATCACGCGCACTGCTTTCGACGACATCGGCACGAAGCCGGTCGCGCGAGGTTCGGCCTTCTTCGACGACGTGTACGTCCCCGCCGAATGCATGATGTCGGAGCAGGACCGCGCGTTCAGCACGATCATGGTCGGCTTCGACTTCTCGCGCGCGCTGATCGGGCTCGAGTGCCTCGCGGCGGCGCAGGCCTCGGTCGACGAGACATGGGAATATGTGAAGGGCCGCGAGGCGTTCGGCGCGCCCATCGTGCAATACCAGGGCGTGAGCTTCCCGCTGGCGGAAGCGGAAACCCAGCTCACCATGATGCGGCAGCTGTGCTACCACACGCTGGCGCTGCGCGACCGGGGGGAGCGGCACACCGCCGAGGCCGCCATGTGCAAATGGTACGTGCCCAAGACCGCCTGCGAGATCCTGCACCAGTGCCTGATCCTGCACGGCCACTATGGCTACACGACCGACCTGCCGCACCATCAGCGCTACAACGACGTGCTCGGCCTGCAGATCGGCGACGGCACGGCGCAGATCCAGAAGCTGGTGATCGCGCGCGAAAAGGCCGGCCGCGTGGCGCTTCAATACGACAAGAAGGCGTGA
- the fabG gene encoding 3-oxoacyl-ACP reductase FabG has protein sequence MRGLNGKTAIVTGGGSGIGRAICRRFGEEGTNVAIFDMNGEGAQKTADEIVANGGKARAFTVDITDRGQVDKAVGELAAAGRIDILVNNAGWDRIVPFLQTDMDLWKKVIDINLYGALNMHHAVLPHMVESRAGRVINIASDAGRVGSSGEAVYSACKGGLIAFTKTVARELARSGVTLNNVAPGPTDTPLFAEVAQGESGEKIVEGLKRAIPLRRLAQPEDYPGIVCFLASDDAGYITGQTISVSGGLTMHG, from the coding sequence ATGAGGGGCCTGAACGGCAAGACAGCCATCGTCACCGGGGGCGGCAGCGGTATCGGTCGCGCGATCTGCCGGCGCTTCGGCGAAGAAGGCACGAATGTCGCGATCTTCGACATGAACGGCGAGGGCGCGCAGAAGACTGCCGACGAGATCGTGGCGAACGGAGGCAAGGCCCGCGCCTTCACGGTCGACATCACCGATCGCGGCCAGGTCGACAAGGCAGTCGGCGAACTGGCGGCTGCCGGCCGCATCGACATTCTCGTCAACAACGCGGGCTGGGACCGCATCGTCCCCTTCCTGCAGACCGACATGGACCTTTGGAAGAAGGTCATCGACATCAATCTCTATGGCGCGCTGAACATGCACCACGCGGTTCTTCCGCACATGGTGGAAAGCCGCGCCGGCCGCGTCATCAACATCGCCTCGGACGCCGGCCGCGTCGGGTCTTCGGGCGAGGCGGTCTATTCCGCCTGCAAGGGCGGGCTCATCGCCTTCACCAAAACCGTGGCGCGGGAACTCGCCCGTTCCGGCGTGACGCTGAACAATGTGGCGCCCGGCCCGACCGACACCCCCCTCTTCGCCGAAGTGGCGCAAGGAGAGAGCGGCGAGAAGATCGTCGAGGGGCTGAAGCGGGCGATCCCGCTGCGCCGCCTGGCCCAGCCCGAGGATTATCCGGGCATCGTCTGCTTCCTGGCGAGCGACGACGCAGGCTACATCACCGGGCAGACCATCTCGGTCTCCGGCGGCCTGACCATGCACGGCTGA
- a CDS encoding branched-chain amino acid ABC transporter permease, which yields MFFRQAGIKHTDYGADRELFPIPADRYMLWGLLALAVLAPVLVRDLTLNSYLLPWLIWTTAALGLNLVLGWAGQLHLGYAAVMAVGAYSGVHAARFGLPWEAAILIAGLSASVIGSLFAVAALRVKGLYLALTTLAMQFVMDWVLTHSPDITGGSHASLQAPPFRLLGQRIDTDAGLYYVALAWCVLVTIFLLNLRRTALGRALVAVREKDYAAAILGVNSFRYKLVAFAASAFIGGITGLLLVACFYFSVSPEQYNVNVSIQVLAMVIIGGLGSIIGSYFGAALILLTPGIANGLFAWGSELLGLQLSPETLAHVPNAAYGALIVGFLIVEPLGLGKIYGNIRNYFLVWPFGYVKK from the coding sequence ATGTTCTTTCGCCAGGCAGGCATCAAGCACACGGACTACGGCGCCGACCGGGAGCTGTTCCCGATCCCCGCGGACCGCTACATGCTGTGGGGTCTCCTCGCACTCGCGGTGCTCGCGCCCGTGCTGGTGAGGGATCTCACGCTCAACAGCTATCTCCTGCCGTGGCTGATCTGGACTACAGCGGCGCTTGGTCTGAACCTCGTGCTCGGCTGGGCCGGGCAGTTGCATCTGGGCTACGCGGCGGTGATGGCGGTCGGCGCCTATTCGGGCGTACACGCGGCCCGCTTCGGCCTGCCGTGGGAGGCTGCGATCCTGATTGCCGGCCTTTCGGCGTCGGTCATCGGCAGCCTGTTCGCCGTGGCCGCGCTGCGGGTGAAGGGCCTTTATCTCGCACTCACCACGCTCGCCATGCAGTTCGTCATGGACTGGGTGCTGACCCACTCACCCGACATCACCGGGGGCAGCCACGCCTCGCTTCAGGCCCCGCCCTTCCGCCTGCTCGGGCAGCGGATCGACACCGACGCCGGCCTCTATTACGTCGCGCTCGCCTGGTGCGTCCTCGTCACGATCTTCCTGCTCAACCTGCGGCGGACGGCACTGGGCCGGGCGCTGGTCGCGGTGCGCGAAAAGGATTACGCGGCGGCGATCCTGGGCGTGAACAGCTTCCGCTACAAGCTGGTGGCGTTTGCGGCCTCGGCCTTCATCGGGGGCATCACCGGGCTTCTGCTCGTGGCCTGCTTCTATTTCTCGGTTTCGCCGGAGCAGTACAACGTCAACGTCTCGATCCAGGTGCTGGCCATGGTCATCATCGGCGGCCTGGGGAGCATCATCGGCTCCTATTTCGGGGCGGCGCTCATCCTGCTGACGCCTGGCATCGCGAACGGACTTTTTGCGTGGGGCTCGGAGCTCCTCGGCCTGCAACTCAGCCCGGAGACGCTCGCGCATGTCCCGAACGCGGCCTATGGCGCGCTGATCGTGGGCTTCCTGATCGTCGAGCCCCTGGGGCTCGGCAAGATCTACGGCAACATCCGGAATTATTTCCTCGTGTGGCCGTTCGGATACGTGAAGAAGTAG
- a CDS encoding SDR family oxidoreductase produces MTNKGADPGFGFGEEKLRDTPTVYRPGLFSGQTVVVTGAGSGLGKAIATLFARLGATLAICGRNEEKLAASADFLRGFGGEVTALPLNIRDQEAVEAFVAEIWDRHGGIDVLVNNAGGQFPQAALDFKPKGWLAVVDTNLNGTWWVMQAVARRMVEAGRPGAITSIVADIWRGMPGIAHTCAARAGVIYLSKSVAVEWAPHGVRVNCVAPGCCESTGFSNYPPEGTATYWESNPFLRPGDEWDIAEAVVYLSAPSGKFITGEVVTVDGGQQMWGDPWPTGRPEYFRLKEGGPALPGREGEG; encoded by the coding sequence TTGACGAACAAGGGCGCGGACCCGGGCTTCGGCTTCGGGGAAGAGAAGTTGCGCGACACGCCAACCGTTTACAGGCCGGGCCTGTTTTCCGGGCAGACGGTCGTTGTGACGGGCGCGGGAAGCGGCCTCGGAAAGGCGATTGCCACGCTGTTCGCGCGTCTCGGCGCCACGCTGGCGATCTGCGGCCGCAACGAGGAGAAGCTGGCGGCCTCGGCGGATTTCCTGCGCGGTTTCGGCGGCGAGGTGACAGCGCTGCCCCTCAACATCCGCGACCAGGAGGCGGTCGAGGCCTTCGTGGCCGAGATCTGGGACCGGCACGGCGGGATCGACGTGCTGGTGAACAATGCGGGCGGCCAGTTTCCCCAGGCCGCGCTCGACTTCAAGCCCAAGGGTTGGCTCGCGGTCGTCGACACCAACCTCAACGGCACCTGGTGGGTCATGCAGGCGGTGGCCCGCCGCATGGTCGAGGCCGGCCGGCCCGGCGCGATCACCAGCATCGTCGCCGACATCTGGCGCGGCATGCCCGGCATCGCACACACCTGCGCGGCGCGGGCGGGCGTGATCTACCTGTCGAAGTCGGTGGCGGTCGAATGGGCGCCCCATGGCGTCCGGGTCAATTGCGTGGCGCCGGGCTGCTGCGAATCGACGGGCTTTTCCAACTATCCGCCAGAGGGCACCGCGACCTACTGGGAATCGAACCCGTTCCTGCGCCCCGGCGACGAGTGGGACATTGCGGAAGCCGTCGTCTATCTCTCCGCACCCTCGGGCAAGTTCATCACCGGAGAGGTCGTGACCGTCGACGGCGGCCAGCAGATGTGGGGCGACCCCTGGCCCACGGGGCGGCCGGAGTATTTCCGGTTGAAGGAGGGCGGGCCGGCACTGCCTGGCAGGGAGGGCGAGGGATGA
- a CDS encoding branched-chain amino acid ABC transporter permease, with protein MEAVFVLELAANGALTGLLYSLVAIGLVLIYKSSSVPNLAQGALTMMGAYLVLAFAQQAGAPLWLAIPLAMVAMFGAGLAIERVALRQLAGRPIVMILMLTLGIDIFLRATIMAIWGGTSRPMGLGVSYDPLFVGPLLISRVHLIGASITVGVFLVFLFFFRTRLGIRLRAISDDYTASWSVGIPVEGGIALSWALAAAVATVGGVLWGEVQGVDQALSFLLLKALTVAVLGGLDSVGGAVLAGILLGVLENVVSAYLDPLVGGGSRDLVVAAVLILTVMIRPHGLFGRHDIERV; from the coding sequence ATGGAAGCGGTCTTCGTTCTCGAACTTGCAGCCAACGGGGCGTTGACGGGCCTGCTCTACTCGCTCGTCGCGATCGGCCTTGTGCTCATCTACAAGTCGTCCTCGGTGCCGAACCTCGCGCAGGGCGCGCTGACCATGATGGGCGCCTATCTCGTGCTGGCCTTCGCACAGCAGGCGGGCGCACCGCTCTGGCTGGCTATCCCGCTCGCCATGGTCGCCATGTTCGGGGCCGGCCTGGCGATCGAGCGGGTGGCGCTGCGCCAGCTCGCCGGGCGCCCGATCGTGATGATCCTGATGCTGACACTCGGCATCGACATCTTCCTGCGCGCAACGATCATGGCGATCTGGGGCGGCACGTCGCGGCCGATGGGACTGGGGGTGAGCTACGATCCGCTCTTCGTCGGCCCGCTGCTGATCAGCAGGGTGCACCTGATCGGTGCCAGCATCACCGTGGGCGTGTTCCTGGTGTTCCTGTTCTTCTTCCGCACCCGGCTCGGCATCCGGCTCAGGGCGATCTCGGACGACTACACCGCCTCCTGGTCGGTCGGCATCCCGGTCGAAGGCGGCATCGCGCTTTCGTGGGCGCTGGCGGCAGCGGTCGCCACGGTGGGCGGCGTGCTGTGGGGCGAGGTGCAGGGCGTCGATCAGGCCTTGTCCTTCCTGCTTCTGAAGGCGCTGACGGTGGCGGTCCTCGGCGGCCTCGACAGCGTCGGCGGCGCCGTTCTGGCGGGCATCCTGCTGGGCGTGTTGGAGAATGTCGTTTCCGCCTACCTGGATCCGCTGGTCGGCGGCGGCAGCCGTGACCTCGTGGTCGCGGCGGTCCTGATCCTGACGGTGATGATCCGCCCGCACGGCCTGTTCGGCCGCCACGACATCGAGAGGGTCTGA